A genome region from Ctenopharyngodon idella isolate HZGC_01 chromosome 5, HZGC01, whole genome shotgun sequence includes the following:
- the adam28 gene encoding disintegrin and metalloproteinase domain-containing protein 28: protein MARRHLMLWIFTLCVSLNPSVGHIPELDGKKVYEIVRPIKLHELQKRDLKSGSDTLKYAMTLGGRDIEMHLQKNDGMLTKDYSETHYTKDGMLVTTTPEDLDLCYYHGKIVNDSESLVSMSTCDGLRGYFQTAEQRFLIEPLSKDSDGDHAVFKYEDAHGDTPRVCGVTNTSWDESEDGAPPRILKTRSRSSGPTLFQQQKYIEFFLVADNREYVNMGSDLEKLRKRIFEIINFINSVYKEINTFVALTGLEVWTDSDKITVSSAAGSTLDSFSNWRNSELVKRKKHDNAQLLSGIDLDGATVGLAFIGTLCGGHSTGIVQDHNSNALAVGATMAHEMGHNLGMNHDSSSCICSETDCIMTAALSYFIPKHFSSCSTDTYAEYLNNRNPECLLNKPEPKELIQPPVCGNGFVEIGEECDCGTVQECTNPCCNATTCKLTEGSQCATGECCEKCKIMPTSHVCRPKHDDCDLPESCTGKSAVCPEDVFTVNGLPCKNGKGYCYNGQCPQREEQCIKMWGSTAEVAEDYCYNQNTRAEYYAYCKRNGDKYIGCQRQDVMCGKLFCAQGNGSPNYGRLVSFKNCKATFYGNPEEDYGQVDTGTKCGEGLVCNQNECVDIETAYKATNCSAKCKGHAVCDHRLQCRCETGWLPPDCETTTESDGLSKGVTVAIVMVFLIGIFLIGLGAFFYKRRNSTPQPSIRPRQQKVHVVDIPDLSHQGVQMPNQKPSPAKKPRAPPPPPPFSVQSRALHNDFISARQALKPPPRV, encoded by the exons ATGGCCAGAAGACATCTGATGTTGTGGATCTTCACTCTGTGTGTTTCACTCAATCCCTCAG TTGGTCACATTCCTGAACTTGATGGAAAAAAGGTTTATGAGATTGTTCGACCAATCAAATTACATGAGCtacaaaaaagagatttaaag TCAGGATCTGATACACTGAAATATGCTATGACACTGGGTGGTAGAGACATTGAAATGCATCTTCAGAAAAATGA TGGCATGCTGACTAAAGACTACAGTGAGACCCACTACACTAAAGACGGGATGCTTGTTACAACCACACCTGAAGATCTG GACTTATGCTATTATCATGGGAAAATAGTAAATGACAGCGAGTCGTTGGTTAGCATGAGCACCTGCGATGGACTACG AGGCTATTTCCAAACAGCAGAGCAGAGGTTTCTGATTGAGCCGTTGTCCAAGGATAGTGATGGTGACCATGCTGTCTTTAAGTATGAAGACGCACATGGAGACACACCGAGGGTCTGTGGAGTCACCAACACTAGTTGGGATGAGAGTGAGGATGGCGCTCCTCCACGCATCCTCAAAACCCGTTCTCGTTCCTCA GGGCCAACATTGTTCCAGCAACAAAAATACATTGAGTTCTTCCTTGTGGCAGACAACAGAGAA TACGTAAATATGGGCAGCGATCTTGAGAAGCTGAGAAAGAGGATATTTGAGATCATCAATTTCATCAATAGT GTCTATAAAGAAATCAATACCTTTGTTGCTCTGACTGGATTGGAAGTGTGGACAGACAGTGATAAGATAACAGTGTCCTCTGCTGCTGGATCAACCTTAGACAGCTTTTCTAACTGGAGGAACAGTGAGCTCGTCAAAAGAAAGAAGCACGACAATGCCCAACTTCTCAG TGGAATTGACCTTGATGGAGCAACTGTGGGTCTAGCTTTCATTGGAACCCTGTGTGGAGGTCATTCAACAGGGATTGTGCAG GATCACAACTCTAATGCTCTAGCAGTGGGGGCTACTATGGCCCATGAGATGGGGCACAATCTCGGGATGAATCATGACAGCAGCTCCTGCATTTGTTCTGAGACAGATTGTATTATGACAGCTGCTCTCAG CTATTTCATCCCTAAACACTTTAGCAGCTGCAGTACTGATACCTATGCGGAGTACCTGAACAACAGAAACCCGGAATGTCTTCTAAATAAACCCGAACCAAAAGAATTGATTCAGCCACCTGTGTGTGGAAATGGATTTGTGGAGATAGGAGAAGAATGTGACTGTGGAACGGTGCAA GAGTGCACAAACCCATGCTGCAATGCAACCACCTGCAAACTGACAGAGGGCTCACAATGTGCAACAGGAGAATGTTGTGAGAAGTGCAAG ATCATGCCAACCTCACATGTGTGTCGTccaaaacatgatgactgcgaTTTGCCTGAGTCCTGCACTGGAAAATCAGCCGTGTGTCCTGAAGATGTCTTTACAGTCAATGGACTCCCTTGCAAAAATGGGAAAGGTTATTGCTACAATGGCCAGTGCCCTCAGAGAGAGGAGCAGTGCATTAAAATGTGGGGTTCAA ctgctGAGGTGGCTGAAGACTATTGCTACAACCAAAACACAAGAGCAGAGTACTACGCCTACTGCAAACGTAATGGCGATAAATATATCGGATGCCAAAGACA AGATGTGATgtgtggaaaactgttctgtgcaCAAGGCAACGGCAGTCCCAATTATGGACGACTGGTATCATTCAAGAACTGTAAAGCCACATTCTACGGCAATCCTGAAGAAGATTACGGCCAAGTCGACACTGGCACCAAATGTGGGGAAGGGTTG GTTTGTAACCAGAATGAGTGCGTTGACATAGAGACGGCTTACAAAGCGACAAACTGCTCAGCCAAGTGCAAAGGCCATGCG GTTTGTGACCACAGACTGCAGTGCAGATGTGAAACTGGATGGCTGCCGCCAGATTGTGAAACAACAACCGAAAGTGATGGTTTGTCTAAAG GTGTGACTGTTGCCATTGTTATGGTTTTTCTGATTGGGATATTTCTAATTGGACTGGGAGCCTTCTTTTACAAACGCAGAAATAGCACACCACAGCCATCTAT CCGTCCAAGGCAGCAGAAAGTTCATGTTGTCGACATCCCTGACTTGAGCCACCAGGGAGTGCAGATGCCAAATCAGAAGCCATCTCCG GCAAAAAAACCTAGAGCACCTCCTCCACCTCCACCCTTTTCAGTCCAGTCCAGAGCTCTACATAATGACTTCATATCTGCACGTCAG GCTCTTAAACCACCTCCAAGGGTGTGA